In Thunnus maccoyii chromosome 11, fThuMac1.1, whole genome shotgun sequence, one genomic interval encodes:
- the LOC121907562 gene encoding uncharacterized protein LOC121907562 — MPTQPDKATAVVSPIGVATRKYSGKKRLIIDLSSPHGSTVPSINSLIPSLDFSMQYATIDHAISLIRLAGQGAWLSKADITSAFKVLPIHPDYWHLFGVSWKGAYYFAVRLTFGCKSSPKIFDSLSEALCWILSNNYKLPYVIHLLDDFLTVTPPSSPPSYGLTTMISAFTDLGVPLSPEKTEGPSTSLEFLGITLNSITLQASLPTEKLHRISLLIQNFLMANTCTKRQLLSLLGHFNYATRIIPQGRSFLSHLLSIATAVPSIHDHVTLDSACKMELKMWHQFLSSWNGISFFYDVHVTDANDIQLYTDAAPSVGFGGYYGGRWFSAEWPPDFSSLAPSSTISEMYPIVIAAILWGHEWSKKTIAIHSDNSAVVDILNKGRSHNLDIMQFVRKLTLVSAQHQFIIRALHIPGHKNAIADSLSRFMFQKFRQLAPASNPLPTPVPPFSATIYN; from the exons ATGCCCACACAACCCGACAAAGCAACAGCTGT AGTCAGCCCAATCGGAGTGGCAACCAGGAAGTACTCTGGGAAAAAGAGGCTCATCATCGACCTCTCGTCCCCCCACGGTTCCACTGTTCCAAGCATTAACAGCCTGATTCCCAGCCTGGACTTTTCCATGCAATACGCCACTATAGACCACGCCATTTCCCTCATCCGACTCGCGGGCCAGGGAGCATGGTTGTCCAAGGCGGACATCACAAGCGCTTTCAAAGTCCTCCCCATCCACCCCGACTACTGGCACCTCTTCGGGGTCTCCTGGAAGGGCGCATACTATTTTGCCGTGCGTCTAACCTTCGGCTGCAAGAGCAGCCCAAAAATTTTCGACTCATTGTCCGAAGCCCTCTGCTGGATTCTTTCCAACAATTATAAACTCCCATACGTCATCCACCTACTTGACGACTTCCTCACGGTCACGCCACCGTCTTCGCCCCCGTCATACGGTCTCACCACAATGATTTCCGCATTCACTGATCTCGGCGTTCCCCTGtctccagagaaaacagaaggccCAAGCACATCCTTGGAATTCCTCGGCATCACCCTCAACTCCATTACACTCCAAGCATCTCTGCCTACTGAGAAACTCCACCGCATTTCTCTACTCATTCAAAACTTTCTCATGGCCAACACATGCACCAAACGTCAATTACTCTCTCTGCTGGGCCATTTCAACTACGCCACCCGCATCATCCCTCAGGGCCGATCTTTCTTGTCACACCTTCTCTCCATAGCCACCGCCGTCCCATCCATCCACGACCACGTCACGCTAGACAGCGCGTGCAAGATGGAACTAAAAATGTGGCACCAGTTCCTCTCTTCCTGGAACGGCATCTCCTTCTTTTACGACGTCCACGTTACAGACGCCAATGACATCCAGCTATACACCGACGCCGCCCCTTCAGTCGGCTTCGGTGGTTACTACGGTGGCAGATGGTTCTCTGCCGAATGGCCACCCGACTTCTCTTCCCTGGCCCCTTCCTCCACCATTTCAGAAATGTACCCGATTGTCATCGCTGCCATTCTTTGGGGGCATGAATGGTCCAAAAAGACCATCGCCATCCACTCTGACAACAGCGCCGTCGTCGACATCCTCAACAAAGGCCGGTCACACAATCTGGACATCATGCAGTTCGTGCGCAAGCTCACATTGGTTTCAGCCCAGCACCAGTTCATCATCCGTGCACTCCACATTCCAGGCCACAAAAACGCAATCGCCGATTCACTCTCTCGTTTCATGTTTCAGAAATTCAGACAACTAGCTCCAGCCTCCAACCCTCTTCCAACTCCAGTCCCACCGTTTTCAGCCACAATCTACAACTGA
- the LOC121907569 gene encoding uncharacterized protein LOC121907569: MNMEPVEPVEPVEPVNLQEALQGLKDLMTEECYKSAERLMNDCINKTPTDPQSLQDHFTLLKEQLISDQGKKKAKQSEQTAKKPSSSSSSLWSSKVKVYSVVTGKTFGAHQVLLDKVKNMKWTTVTVETTRDLQESHVVIVFCPITTRVGSDVNAAMTDIKGSCGQKPVILVLMHHTRDVDYSTDGKRWSDVYDNVVLDVQVLFHETKSGLLTCPMNDQAVAQIQKELQKHSKWWS, translated from the exons ATGAACATGGAACCAGTGGAACCAGTGGAACCAGTGGAACCAGTGAACCTCCAGGAGGCTCTACAGGGACTGAAGGATTTGATGACAGAAGAATGTTATAAAT CTGCTGAACGTTTGATGAACGACTGCATCAACAAGACCCCAACTGACCCACAGAGTCTTCAGGATCACTTTACTCTTTTGAAGGAACAACTCATATCTGATCAAG GaaagaaaaaagccaaacaGTCCGAACAGACAG CAAAGAaaccttcatcttcatcatcaagTTTATGGAGTTCCAAGGTGAAGGTGTACTCTGTGGTTACTGGTAAAACCTTTGGAGCCCATCAAGTCCTACTAGACAAAGTGAAGAATATGAAATGGACAACAGTTACCGTGGAAACCACCAGAGACCTGCAGGAAAGCCACGTCGTTATCGTCTTCTGTCCAATCACGACTCGTGTTGGATCAGATGTGAATGCAGCCATGACAGACATTAAAG GCTCCTGTGGTCAGAAACCTGTGATCCTGGTGCTGATGCATCACACCCGAGATGTCGACTATTCAACTGATGGAAAAAGATGGTCTGACGTGTACGACAACGTTGTGTTGGATGTTCAAGTTCTTTTCCACGAGACGAAGAGCGGATTACTGACCTGTCCAATGAATGATCAGGCAGTCGCTCAAATACAGAAAGAATTacagaaacacagtaaatgGTGGTCTTAA